A single genomic interval of Peromyscus leucopus breed LL Stock chromosome 7, UCI_PerLeu_2.1, whole genome shotgun sequence harbors:
- the LOC114689022 gene encoding olfactory receptor 143-like, whose protein sequence is MAMGNDSSVTEFILTGLTENPELQLPLFGIFLVNFAATVVGNLSLMSLIFLNSNLQTPMYFFLFNLSFIDLCYSFVFTPKTLMSFVLEKNRISFTGCMTQLFFFCFFANSECYVLTAMAYDRYVAICQPLLYMVIMSPKRCSLMMFGSYLMGFAGAMVHTGFMIRLNFCDSNIINHYMCDILPLLQLSCSSIYANELVSSVVVSMVVIASSIIILMSYALILFNIIQMSSGKGLSKAMSTCSSHIITVALFYGFGVLTHIKTSSNESVDQGKVFSVFCTFLLPLLNPFIYSLRNKDVKLAIRRTLIRLTVS, encoded by the coding sequence ATGGCTATGGGGAATGACTCTTCAGTGACCGAATTCATTCTCACTGGATTGACAGAGAATCCTGAGCTCCAGCTGCCCCTGTTTGGCATCTTTCTAGTGAACTTTGCAGCCACTGTGGTGGGAAACTTGAGTTTAATGAGTCTCATTTTCCTGAATTCAAACTTGCAGActcccatgtacttttttctctttaacctGTCCTTCATTGATTTATGTTATTCATTTGTCTTTACTCCCAAAACACTAATGAGTTTTGTCTTAGAGAAGAACAGAATTTCCTTTACGGGATGCATGACTCAActatttttcttctgcttttttgcCAATTCTGAGTGCTATGTCCTGACAGccatggcctatgatcgctatgtaGCCATCTGTCAACCCCTGTTGTACATGGTCATCATGTCTCCTAAGAGATGTTCCCTGATGATGTTTGGTTCTTACTTGATGGGGTTTGCTGGGGCCATGGTTCACACAGGGTTTATGATCAGGCTGAACTTTTGTGATTCTAACATCATCAACCACTACATGTGTGATATCTTGCCCCTTCTCCAGCTCTCCTGCAGCAGCATCTATGCCAATGAGCTTGTGAGTTCTGTTGTTGTCAGCATGGTAGTCATTGCATCCAGCATCATTATCTTAATGTCTTATGCTTTGATTCTTTTTAATATCATTCAGATGTCATCAGGTAAAGGTTTGTCCAAAGCCATGAGCACCTGCAGTTCTCACATAATAACTGTTGCCCTATTCTATGGATTTGGTGTGCTTACACATATCAAAACATCATCAAATGAATCTGTGGACCAGGGGAAAGTTTTTAgtgtattttgtacatttttgcTGCCCTTGCTGAACCCTTTTATTTACAGTCTCAGGAATAAAGATGTCAAGCTTGCTATAAGGAGAACTCTGATTAGACTCACAGTGAGTTAA